Proteins encoded in a region of the Saccharothrix ecbatanensis genome:
- a CDS encoding ATP-dependent Clp protease proteolytic subunit has protein sequence MSQFHAPQSRYVLPSFVERTSYGIKESNPYNKLFEERIIFLGVQVDDASANDVMAQLLVLESEDPDRDILMYINSPGGSFTSLMAIYDTMQFVRPDIQTYCLGQAASAAAVLLAAGTPGKRHALPNARILIHQPATEGVYGQVSDLEIQSNEIQRVRRLLESTLARHTNQTPEQVRTDIERDKILTAAEAKDYGLIDSVLPYRKLSAK, from the coding sequence GTGAGCCAGTTCCACGCGCCGCAGTCCCGGTACGTGCTCCCGTCGTTCGTCGAGCGCACCAGCTACGGCATCAAGGAGTCCAACCCGTACAACAAGCTGTTCGAGGAACGCATCATCTTCCTCGGCGTGCAGGTGGACGACGCGTCGGCCAACGACGTGATGGCCCAGCTGCTCGTGCTGGAGTCGGAGGACCCCGACCGCGACATCCTGATGTACATCAACTCGCCTGGTGGCTCGTTCACCTCGCTGATGGCCATCTACGACACCATGCAGTTCGTCCGCCCCGACATCCAGACCTACTGCCTGGGCCAAGCGGCCTCGGCGGCGGCTGTGCTGCTCGCGGCGGGCACCCCGGGCAAGCGGCACGCGCTGCCGAACGCCCGGATCCTGATCCACCAGCCGGCCACCGAGGGCGTCTACGGGCAGGTCTCCGACCTGGAGATCCAGTCCAACGAGATCCAGCGGGTGCGCAGGCTGCTGGAGTCGACCCTCGCCCGGCACACCAACCAGACGCCCGAGCAGGTGCGCACGGACATCGAGCGCGACAAGATCCTCACCGCCGCCGAGGCGAAGGACTACGGCCTGATCGACAGCGTTCTGCCGTACCGGAAGCTCTCGGCGAAGTAG
- the tig gene encoding trigger factor, producing the protein MKSTVEHLSPTRVRINVEVPFDELKSDFDRAYRKLAKQVRIPGFRPGKAPARVLESRIGRAPVLDEVVQEAIPAKYLEAVNSGELRTLGRPDFEVTKIEDGESLAFTAEVDVRPEITVPAFGDLTVSVDDQEVTDEDVDTQLNELRARFATLTGVQRPAENGDFVVVDLSATVDGEEVEEAKTAGLSYEIGSGQLVEGIDEALIGASDGESRNFTTTLVAGEHAGRDADVTVVLTSVKERQLPELDDEFAQLASEFDTLDELKADLRTRLGRVKKMQQGVQARDKVLEALMASVEVPLPEAVVQGEVDARAHDAIHALEHDEARFAEWLAEQGQTKEEFDAEVREASEQAVKTQLVLDAIADAEQLSVTDAELTERIIYQAQRFGVSPDEYVKRAQQSGQLGAIFADVRRGKALATVVRQATVTDAAGNALDLDELFGEAKPEAKSTEEAANAE; encoded by the coding sequence TTGAAGAGCACCGTCGAGCACCTGAGCCCGACGCGGGTCCGGATCAACGTCGAGGTGCCGTTCGACGAGCTCAAGTCGGACTTCGACCGCGCGTACCGGAAGCTGGCCAAGCAGGTCCGCATCCCCGGCTTCCGCCCCGGCAAGGCCCCCGCCCGCGTGCTGGAGAGCCGCATCGGCCGCGCGCCCGTCCTGGACGAGGTCGTCCAGGAGGCGATCCCCGCCAAGTACCTGGAGGCGGTCAACTCCGGTGAGCTGCGCACCCTCGGCCGCCCCGACTTCGAGGTGACCAAGATCGAGGACGGCGAGTCGCTGGCGTTCACCGCCGAGGTCGACGTCCGCCCAGAGATCACCGTCCCGGCCTTCGGCGACCTCACGGTCAGCGTCGACGACCAGGAGGTCACCGACGAGGACGTGGACACCCAGCTGAACGAGCTGCGCGCCCGCTTCGCCACCCTGACCGGCGTCCAGCGCCCGGCCGAGAACGGCGACTTCGTCGTGGTCGACCTGTCGGCGACCGTGGACGGCGAGGAGGTCGAGGAGGCCAAGACCGCCGGCCTGTCCTACGAGATCGGCTCCGGCCAGCTCGTCGAGGGCATCGACGAGGCCCTGATCGGCGCCTCCGACGGCGAGTCCCGCAACTTCACCACCACCCTGGTCGCCGGTGAGCACGCCGGCCGCGACGCCGACGTCACCGTCGTGCTGACCTCGGTCAAGGAGCGCCAGCTGCCGGAGTTGGACGACGAGTTCGCCCAGCTGGCGAGCGAGTTCGACACCCTGGACGAGCTGAAGGCCGACCTGCGCACCCGCCTGGGCCGCGTGAAGAAGATGCAGCAGGGCGTCCAGGCCCGGGACAAGGTGCTGGAGGCGCTGATGGCCAGCGTCGAGGTGCCGCTGCCCGAGGCCGTCGTCCAGGGCGAGGTCGACGCGCGTGCGCACGACGCGATCCACGCCCTTGAGCACGACGAGGCGCGCTTCGCCGAGTGGCTGGCCGAGCAGGGCCAGACCAAGGAGGAGTTCGACGCCGAGGTGCGCGAGGCCTCCGAGCAGGCGGTCAAGACCCAGCTCGTGCTGGACGCGATCGCCGACGCCGAGCAGCTCAGCGTGACCGACGCCGAGCTGACCGAGCGGATCATCTACCAGGCCCAGCGGTTCGGCGTGAGCCCGGACGAGTACGTCAAGCGGGCGCAGCAGTCGGGCCAGCTCGGCGCGATCTTCGCCGACGTGCGCCGCGGCAAGGCGCTGGCCACGGTCGTGCGCCAGGCCACCGTCACCGACGCGGCCGGCAACGCCCTCGACCTCGACGAGCTTTTCGGTGAGGCGAAGCCCGAGGCCAAGTCCACTGAGGAAGCCGCCAACGCGGAGTGA
- a CDS encoding ATP-dependent Clp protease proteolytic subunit produces MTQHSFPTPEMRAATGMNLNDSVYERLLRERIIVLGSQVEEGIANQITAQLLLLAAEDPEKDITLYINSPGGSVTAGMAIFDTMQLIEPDVATYAMGLAASMGQFLLSAGTPGKRHALPHARILMHQPSAGVGGTAADIAIQADMLTKTKHEMAELIAEHTGQSVERIVADSDRDRWFTAQEALEYGFVDKVISRASQASTN; encoded by the coding sequence GTGACGCAGCATTCCTTCCCGACGCCCGAGATGCGAGCGGCCACGGGGATGAACCTCAACGACTCGGTCTACGAGCGCCTGCTCCGCGAGCGGATCATCGTCCTGGGGTCGCAGGTCGAAGAGGGCATCGCCAACCAGATCACCGCCCAGCTCCTCCTCCTCGCGGCCGAGGACCCGGAGAAGGACATCACGCTCTACATCAACTCGCCCGGCGGCTCGGTGACCGCGGGCATGGCGATCTTCGACACGATGCAGCTCATCGAGCCGGACGTGGCCACCTACGCGATGGGCCTGGCCGCCTCGATGGGGCAGTTCCTGCTCTCCGCGGGCACGCCCGGCAAGCGGCACGCGCTCCCGCACGCCCGCATCCTCATGCACCAGCCCTCGGCGGGTGTCGGCGGCACGGCGGCGGACATCGCGATCCAGGCGGACATGCTCACCAAGACGAAGCACGAGATGGCCGAGCTGATCGCGGAGCACACCGGTCAGTCGGTCGAGCGCATCGTCGCCGACTCGGACCGCGACCGCTGGTTCACCGCACAGGAAGCCCTGGAGTACGGCTTCGTGGACAAGGTGATCAGCCGCGCCAGCCAGGCGTCGACCAACTGA